The following DNA comes from Bradyrhizobium sp. SK17.
TCGCACTTTTCCGCATCATGCCTCAGAACCGAAACAATGCACGCGGCGATGCGAGCACGCGCGCCCGCTCATCGGCATCGGTCACGAGCTCGTCGAGGAATTTGCGGTTCTTGGCGTAATTTTGCGTCGCCTCGAACTGCGTGTGCGGCCAGTCGCTGCCCCACAGCAGATGATCGACGCCGAAGGCCGTACGCAGCAGCGGATAGGCCTGCTTGGCGAATGCCTCACCATTGGGTCCATTGCGATATGGCGCCGAAATCTTGACCCAGACCTTTCGCGACGCGCCGAGCTTGAGCACCGCCTGGAATCCGGGATCATCGATTCCGAGCTTCGGATCAGGCAACGTATAGTGATCGAGCACGACGTTGACGCCGAGATCGAGCAGCCTTGGCGCGAGCATCGCAAGATCAGCGGCCTTGCGCTGGATCTCGACCTGCCACCCCATCGCCTTGACCTCGGCGAGCAGCGCCTTCCACTCCGGCAAGGCCAGGTCAGGCAATGTCTGGCCAACCAGGTTGAGGCGAATGCCGACCACGCCGGCGCGGTCGAGCGCGCGAAGCTCATCCGCGGCGACGGCGGGATCGACCACGGCGATGCCGCGCAGCCTTCCATTGGTCGCCTTCAGGCATTCGACCAGATAGGAATTGTCGGTGCCGAGAAAACTCGGCTGCACCAGCACGCCATTGGTCATGCCGTTCTGGTCGAGCTGTTGCAGATAGAGCGCGAGCGGCGCGTCGTAGTCGGGCGCATAGCGCCGGCCCGCCGCGAGCTTCAGCCCGCGATGGAAGACGTGGGAATGGGTGTCGATCGAAAGTTTCGGCACCTCAGCCCTCACCTTGCTCACGATGCCGCCGGCCGACAGCGCGGCAATCCCCGCAGCAAACTGGCGCCGCGTCAACCCATGTTCGTAAGATGTCATGATCATTCCCCATTTTCACGCGCGCGTTGCGGCGGCTTGCTCGAAGACCTTGCCGCGGGTCTCCGGCAGCATCAGCACGGCGATCAGCACCAGCGAATAAGCGAACGCCGCGTCGATCCCGATCGCGGCACCAAGGCCGATGTGATCGCTGAGATAGCCGACCAGGAACGGGAACGCGGCGGAGACGATGCGGCCGAAATTGTAGCAGAAGCCGACGCCGGTGCCGCGCACGCCGGCCGGGTACAATTCGCTGAACAGCGCCGCCATGCTGGCAGGAATGCCCGCGGAGAAGAAGCCCAGGGGGAAGCCGAGCACCAGCATCTGCGAATTGGACAGCGGCGCGAAGATATAGACCAGCACCGTCACGACGCAGGCGGCGGCGAACAGCGTCACGTTGGCGCGCCGCCCGATCCGGTCGCTGATGATCCCGGAGACCACGCAGCCGCAGAAGAAGGCGACGATGATCACGGCGAGATAGGCGCTGGAGCCAAGCACCGAGAGATGCCGCTCCTCGCGCAGGAAGGTCGGCAGGAACGTCGTCAGCGCCGCATAGCCGCCATGGGCGCCGATGCCGAACAGGCCACCGATCAAGGTCGAACGCAGCACGTCGCGATGAAAGATTCCAGCGAGCGTGGCGAAGAACGGCGGTTCGGCCGCGCGCGACACCGCACGCGGCGGCTCCTTCAGCCCGCGGCGGATGAACAGGATCAGCAGAGCCGGGATCAGGCCGACCGCGAACAGGATGCGCCAGGCGATATCGGCCGGCGCATAGGTAAACACCAGGGCCGAGAGCAACACGGCGGCGCCCCAGCCGACCGCCCAGGCGCTCTGCACGGCGCCGAGCGCCTTGCCGCGATGCTCGGGACGAATGATCTCCGCCATCAGCACCGCGCCGCAGGCCCATTCGGCGCCGAAGCCGATGCCCTGAATGGCCTTCAGGACCACGAGCTGGGTGTAGTTCATCGCGAAAGCACAGGCGAAGGTCGCAAGCGCAAAGGTCGCGACCGTGATCTGCAACGCCTTCACCCGCCCGAAGCGGTCGCCGAGCGCACCGCCGAGCCAGCCGCCGAACGCGCCGAAGAACAGCGTCACCGAGCCGAGCAGGCCGGCATCGGCCTTGCTGATCCCGAATGCGGTGATCAGCGCCGGGATCGCCAGGCTGAACATCTGGACGTCGAGCGCGTCCAACCCCCAGCCGCCGAAACTTGCCCAGAAGGTACGCCGCTCGAGCGGCGAGCATTCGCTGTACCAGTTTGCCATGTATCCTCCCGTGAATTGTTGTGTTGTTGTGTCGTTGTGCTTGGTTGCCGCGCTCACCTGATCTCGGCGTGGTAGCGGAAGCGATCCGCGGGCCCACGCGAGCGGCGCCATTCGATCGGCCGTCGCTCCAGATCGAAGGCCAGGCGCTCGATCACGATCAGCGGCGCGTTGGCCTCGAGCCGCAGCAGCCGCGATTGCATCTCGTTCGCGATCTCGACGGTGAGGATTTCATCGGCCGAGACCACGACCTGGCCGCAGCGGTCCTCGTAGAGCGGATAGAGCAGATCGCCGAACTCGGCGGTCTCGAGCGCAAGGATCGCCTCGAAGCGCGATCGTTGCAGCCAGATCTCCTCGGCGAGCAATGGCACGTCGTCGATCAGCCGCAGGCGCGACAGGCTGATCACAGGCTCGCCGACCGTGATGCGCAACGCCGAGGCCACCGCCGAGTTCGCCGGCATCGCCTTGCGCCGCAGGATCCGGCTCTGCGGAACGCGGCGCTCGCCGCGCTCGGACTGGAAGCGGAAGAAGCGGAACAGCGAGGAATTGAAGCGGGCCCGGCGCACGTAGGTGCCGCGGCCCTGCTGGCGCTCCAGTACGCCGTCGCTGACCAGCTGATCGATCGCTTTTCGCACGGTGCCGATGGCGACGCCGTAATGCGCGCCGAGCTCGGTCTCCGACGGGATCAGATCGCCCGGACGCCACTCGTTGCGATTGATCCGCGCCGCGAGGTCGTCGCGGAGACGCTGGTAGCGCGGCAGGCGGTCGTCGAGATCTGCACTCATATAGTCATCTATATGAGTATATGACATGACGTCAACAGACTACCATGACACCTCCGATCCACGGATACCCCTACCCCAGTTGCCAGACCGGCACCGGGTGCTCGTAACCCCGCACCGGGATCTCGCCGCGCGGGACCGCGTCCGTGCACTCCTCGCCGAGCGCATCTCGCACGGCGGCGGAGATCAGGAATTGCGTGCCGAGGTCCTTGTTGAGCGCCTCGAGCCGGGCGGCGAAGTTCACGGTGTCGCCGATCACCGTGTACTCCTTGCGCCGCGGCGAGCCGATATTGCCGGCGACGACCTCACCGACATGGATGCCGATCCCGATCCGCAGCGGCCAGCTCGACGACGCGTTGGAACGCTCATTGGCCGCCAGCATCTCGCGCGCAGCGGCAACCGCCTGATGCGCGGCGTCACCGGTCTCGAACGGCGCGCCGAACAGCGCGAGGAAACCGTCGCCCAGGAACTTGTTCACGATGCCGCCGTGGCGGTCGAGGATCTCGACGAGCACCGCAAAGGCGCCGTCGAGCCGGTCCACCACCTCCTGCGGCGAGCGCGCGCGCGCACCGGCGGTGAAGCTACGGAAGTCGACGAACATCACCGCGACGCGGCGGAGGTCGCTCCCGGTGCTGGCGCCCTCCGCCATCAGGCGTTCGACCACCTGCGGCGAGACGTGCTGGCCGAACAGATTGGTGATGCGATCACGCGCGGTCGCGGCCGCGATGCTGGCCCCGAATTGCCGCCGCAACTGCATGCCGACCGCGCCGGCCAGCACGCCGCAGATCAGGATGATCGAGCTGCGCGCGGCGTGATAATAGATGCCGGGGCCGGTCTCAACGCCGCCGGACGCATGGAAGTACACCGCCATGTAGAACAGCTCCGCCGCCGCCACGAAGCCGGTGAAGGTCGAGAGCCAGAAGTCGAGCCGCAGGGTCGAGAGGATGATGAAGAGGAAGTAGGTCAGCGGCGCCACGAAACCGAGCGCCTCCTGGCGGCCCATGCTGTCGATATGCAACGCCAGCACCACGGTCGGCAATGAGGTTTCGACCAGCACGCCGATATAGCGCCGGATCACCGGCAGGTCGCGGCCCTTGCGCATGTGCCAGCTGATCGCCGCGTGCACCCACAGCTCGAACACGATGAGCGGCACGATGACGTAGAACACATAGATCGGGCTGAGGTTGCCGTGCCAGACCCGGCTGACCGCCTCGGGGGCGAAGAAGTACACCAGCAGGCTGATCGCGCCGAGCACGATCGTGGTGCCGATCAGCACCTTGATGCGGAGCAGCTCGGTGGTCATCACCTCGCGCATCAGCGCGTGGTGGAAATCGGCGGAGACGGTGGTGTCCGGCGTCGCGCTGTCTTTGGTGCCCCAGAATCCAGCCATTTCCCCTCGCCCGTCATTCCGGGGCGCGAGGCGAACCCGGAATGACAATCAACAATTGGGACCATTCTAGCCTCAATCGAGCGTGCGGCGGAAGCGCGTCACGGCGACGGTCATGGCGAACAGCATCAGGGCGGCGAGCGCGATGGTGTCGTATTGCAGGTTCTGCATCGCCGCGCCCTTCAGCATGATGGCGCGGACGATGCGGACGAAATGGGTCAGGGGCAGCGCCTCGCCGATATATTGCGCCCAGACCGGCATGCCCGCGAACGGAAACATGAAGCCGGACAGCAGGATGCTCGGCAGGAAGAACATCATCGAGAGCTGCATCGCCTGCAACTGGTTCTGCACGATGGTGGAGAACGTGTAGCCGATCGACAGGTTGGTGGTGATGAACAACGTGGTGAGCAGCGCCAGCAGCGCGAAGCTGCCGAGCACCGGCACGCCGAACACGAACACGCCGATGCCGATGATCAGTGCGGCCTGGATGAAGCCGACCAGCACATAGGGGATGATCTTGCCGAACATCACCTCGACCGGCTTGATCGGCATCGACAGCAGGCTCTCCATGGTGCCGCGCTCGATCTCGCGCGTCACCGACAGCGCAGTGAAGATCAGCATGGTCATGGTCAGGATGGTGCCGACCAGGCCGGGCACGATGTTGAGGCGGGATTCCGCCGCCGGATTGTAGCGCGCATGCGCGCGGATCTCGAACGGCATGTCAGGGGGATCGCCGATATGCAGGTCGTGCGCCAAGGCCGATTGCACCAGCGGCCCGAGCGCACCGAGCGCCGAGCCGGCCGCCACCGGATCGGTGGCGTCGGCCGCGACCAGCAGCGCCGGCTTGTCGCCGCGCCGCACCGCGCGCTCGAAGCCGCGCGGGATCTCGACGCCGAACAGCACCTTGCCGGATTGCAGCAATTCGTCGAACTCCTCGACGGTGTGAACTTCGCGGGTGAAATGGAAATAGGCGGTGTTCTCCATCGCCTTCAGGATCGAACGCCCGAGATCGGTGTCCTCCTGGGTCAGCACCGCGGTCGGCAGATTGCGCGGCGTGGTGTTGATGGCGTAGCCGAACAGCGTGAGCTGCAACACCGGCAGCATGATGATCATGGCGAACGAGACGCGGTCGCGGCGAAGCTGGATGAACTCCTTGACCAGCATCGCATAGCTGCGCCGCCAGAAGCCGAACCGCGGCTCCCCGGTCTCGCCATTCCGGATCGTATCCGTCGCACTCATGTTACTTGTCCTTGGCACTCATCCCTGGAAATTGTCCTTGGAGCGCCCCATCAGGTCGATGAAGACGTCTTCGAGCGACGGTTCGCTCGGCTGCCAGCGCCATTTCGAATTGTCGCGATAGGGCGCAATCGCCGCTTCGAGCGCCGCCTTGTCGCGGCCGGAGACGTGCAGGCTGGTGCCGAACGGCGCCACCATATCGACGCCGGGCTTGCCGGTCAGCTCGCCCATCAGCCCGTTGAAATCCTCGCCCGTCACCGTCCAGGTCGACAGCGCCGAGGCCGCGATCACCTGGTCCACGGTGCCGTGGGCGAGCAGATGGCCGTAGGCGATGTAGGCGATCTCGTGACAGCGCTCGGCCTCGTCCATGTAGTGGGTCGAGACCAGCACGGTGAGGCCTTCGGCGGCGAGCGCATGGATCTCGTTCCAGAAATCGCGCCGCGCCTTCGGATCGACGCCGGCGGTCGGCTCGTCGAGCAGCAGCAATTGCGGATTGGGCAGCGTGCAGGCGCCGAGCGCGAGCCGCTGCTTCCAGCCGCCGGAGAGGTTGGCGGCGAGCTGCTCCTCGCGGCCCTTCAGCCCGATCCGCGCGATCATCTCGGCCGCGGCGCCGCGCGCGTCCGGCACCCCATAGAGCCGCGCGACGAATTCGAGATTCTCGCGCACCGACAGATCCTGGTAGAGGCTGAAGCGCTGTGTCATGTAGCCGACCTTGCGCTTGATCTTGTCGGCATCGCGCCGGATGTCGTAGCCGAGGCAGGTGCCCTCGCCGCTGTCCGGCGTCAGCAGGCCGCACAGGATGCGGATGGTCGTGGTCTTGCCGCTGCCGTTCGGACCGAGGAAGCCGTAGATCGAACCGCGCTTGACCTGCATCGACAGGTCATGGACCACCTCGCGTCCATTGAACGACTTGGTCAGGCCCTTGACGTCGATGGCAATGCCGGGCGCGCTGGTTGGGCCGCCGTTCATCTGCGGTCCGCCACCGGCGTCTTGGGGTTGAAGTAGACGCTGATCGGCTGGCCGACTCGCAGGACATCGGGCCGGCTCGGCCGCGCCTGGATCAGATAGACCAGCTTGTTGCGCTCATCGAGGCTGTAGATGACCGGTGGCGTGTATTCCGCCGTGGTGGCGATGAAATAGATTTTTGCGGTCAGGTCGGCGGCGCAATTGTCGCAAGTCACCCTCACTTCGTCGCCGAGCGCGAGCTTGGGCAACTCGGTCTCCGGCACGAAGAAGCGCAGCTTCATGTTGCCGGGCGGCATGATCGACAGCACCGGGCGTTGTGCCTGCACCATCTCGCCCTCGCGGAAATAGATCTGCTGGATCGAACCCGCGATCGGCGCAAAACCCTTGCGGCGGTCGAGCCGGGTCTGCGAGGTGACGACGCGCGCCTCCGCGACGCGCAGCGCCGAGACCGCGGAATCGAGATTGGCCTGGGTGCCGGCACCGGTGCCGCGCAGCGAGGCCGCGCGGTCGTAGCTCTGCTGCGCGTTGGCGAGCGTGGCGTTATTCTGGTTGAGATCGGCGCGTTGCAGGTCGTCATCGACCGAATAGAGCAGATCGCCGGGCTTGACCTCGTCGCCCTCGCGTACGTTGAGCTTGATGACACGGCCCGATTCATCGGGGCTGACGAAGATCATGTCGGCCTCGACCCAGCCCTGGAAGCCGGGGTCGCGCTTCTCCTTGCACCCGGCGAGCGCCGCCGCCAGCGCGGCGATCGTGAGCAGCTTCATCATGCGCGACGCGGTCATGTCTTCCTCCGTTCGCCGAAGATCAGATCGAGATGCACCTTGAACATCGCGAGCCCGTCGAGCGGCGCGTGCCGGGCGAACAGGCTCTGCCAGATCACCGCGACGATCGCGGGCGCAACCACGAGCTGGGGAAACTGCGCGATCTCGCGCTGCTTGATCTCGCCCCGCGTGACCGCGAGCTGGACCAGCATGCTCATCGCCTCGAGCCCCTTCGACACCACCTCGCGGAAATAGAAATCGGCGATCGCCGGGAAACGCGGCCCTTCCGACACGATCAAACGAATGATGTCGCCGCGCCGGGTCGCCACGATTTCGCGGATGAAGGTCTCGGCGAATCGCTCCACCGCGTCCCGCACCGGACCGGTGATGGTGGGCAGCGCAGTCATGCGGCTGATCAGCGGCACCAGCGCGGTGCGGATCAGCTCCTCGAACATCGATTCCTTGTCCTTGAAGTAGAGATAGAGCGTGCCCTTGGCGACGCCCGCCCGTTTGGCGACGTCGTCGAGCCGCGTCGCAGCGAAGCCGCGGGCGATGAACTCGTCCATCGCCGCCTCCACGATCGCTGCACGCCGCTCCGCCGATTTTCCGGCACGGCTGGAGGCAGGCACGGCCTCCTCGAGCGGTGCCGAGACCACCGTCGGAATTTTGGCCGCGGCGACACGAACGGAGGTGCGGCGAGTGGCCGGGGACGTACCGGTGGTTTTCATGCGCTTTGTCATGCCCGAGATTATGACTGACTGGTCAGTCATTGTCAATGTCATGAAAGGTGACCCGCGGCGACGTGTAGCTTTCCTGCTTTGGCACCGTACGGGCTCAGCCGCACCCTCTTCGCGTCAGCGCGCTGCGCGAGGCCGCTCGGTCAGCGACAGTACATTGCCATCGGGGTCCCTGAGCCAGGCGATCCGGGCGCCCGACGGCGATTGCCAGATGCCGTCGCTGTCCTGGGCGAGTTGCGGATAACGCTCGAAGGTGCCGCCGCGGTTCGTGATCCCGCGCACGGCGGCTTCGATATCCGGTACCGACCAGCCGAGCGCGGTGTGCGGTTGCGGCGTCAGTTCGTGAACCTTCTGCACCCGCAATTCGGTGCGTTGCACATCATAGACAATGGCGAAATCATCCTCGGAGACGAAGCGAAGACCGAGCACGTTTTCGTAGAATGCCCGGGTGCGTGCCCCATCGGTCGTGGCCAGAAGAGCGATCAGGCTGCAATCACCGAGCATGCTGTCCTCCGGAGGACCGTCTTGGCGCGGTCCAGTAGACGCAGGATGGGTAGTTCGCAAGGTGCGCGACTACGTGTGAAACTTGAGTCCGTCAAGAATCTTGTCGACCACCTTGCGCTCGGCGCGGATGGCGAGGCCGACCAGATTGAGGTCACCGCGCGCCACCGCCCTCACCGCCTCGCGGTTGGCGGCGTCATGCGTGGTCTTGAACATCTCTTCGGTGTAGAGCGCCGGCTTCACGTTGCGCGCCAGCGCGCGGTCCAGTGCCCGCGACAGCGCAGGCCCGTCGGCACCGTAGATCAGGATCGGCTGGCCGATCAGGGAGAGATATCTCGTCCCCGAGCCATCCTGGTAGCTCTCGCCGATACATTCGGGAAACGACGCCGCGATGCCGCCGGCAAGGAACGACGCCACGTTGAGCTTCTGCCAGACTTCCAGGTCGGTGCGGATCACGACCGCGATCTTGGTGTCGAACTGCATGCGGCGAGCCTATCCGCGGGCCGGTCGCAAGCGCCAGTACCGGTGGCGCATCCCTCATCTGCCGGCCGGGCGCCGATGTTAGTTTCGTGCAAGACCCGCGGACTGCCATTCCTGATCAGGACGAACAGCCGATTTGATCGGGACTACGTCAATCGTGGCCTGCATCACAGATCAGGACGATCTTATGCAGCGCGTCTTGCAGAGCCGCACGCCTCCTCCCGTCCAGATCGGGGTCCGCGCGTCGTAACTCTCGATCGTGAACAAATTCCAGCAGCTGGACGTAGGCCTCGTTCAGCACCGGCTGCAACTCACCTTCCGCCTCGAAATCGAGATCGACTATTTCGGCCTCGGCAATTTCGCCGTGGTCAAGGATGCGCATGATCACACCGATCAGTTCTTTGATGTCCTGCATCATTGGCTCGATATGCAAGGATGAATGGCTGCTTCCGACCCAAGCTGGCCGCTCGCGAGGTGTCATTCGAGCGCGCGATACAGTAGCATGATAGGGAACGTCTTCTCACCCGGATAGTTACATTCGTCTCCTGCTCGCGCTGCTGCTATCGTTCGCCACTATCGCGCATGCCGAGGACCGGGGCCTCTTGCCCGGCCTGATCGCTGCACCCTTGCTGTTGCCCGTCAGCATCTCCGGCAAGGATGTTACGCTCGACAGCTATGTCATTCGCCCGGATCGACCCGGCCGGGTTCCGCTGGTGATCATGACGCATGGCACGCCGAGTGGCGGTGACGGCTTCTTCGACAAGATCGCAAGCCGCACGCCGATCAGCTTCAACGTCGCAGCCGTTGCGCTCGCACAGCGCGGCTATGCGACCCTGTCGATCATGCGGCGTGGCTTCGGACGATCGGGCGGCGGCTATTCGGAAGGCCTGCCGGCGCCCTGTGATTACTTATCAGGCGTGCGGATCGGCGCAGACGATGTCGTCGCAGCAATTGCTGCGGTCCGCAACGAGCCCTGGGTCGACGCCGACCACATCCTGCTGCTCGGACACTCCACCGGTGGCCTGACCATGCTCGCCGCGGCAGAGCGCAACCCGGCTGGGGTCGTTGGCATCCTGAACTTCGATGGCGGCTATCACTCGTTCGCCGGGTCCGGTCAGCCCTGCAGTCCCGATCGCCTCGTCGATGCGGTGGCGTCGCTTGGCCGTACCGTGCGCGTGCCCGCGCTGTGGTTCTACGCCGAGAACGACGAATTCTACGGCCCCGATCTGGCGCACCAGATGTTCGCGGCGTACACGGCCGGGGGTGCGCCTGCGCAGCTGCAGATCCTGCCGCCCTTCGGCAAGAACGGCCACGACCTCGTCATCGAGGGCGCGGCCAGCAGATGGCTTCCCGTCCTCGAACCCCTTCTCGCCGAACTCAAGCTGCCGACCGCTGTCGTGATCGATTTGCCCGAGCCCACGGCGCTTGCCGTACCGCCTGGTCTTTCACCGGGATGCGGGAGGGCGTTCACCGGCTATGTCGCCCAGCGCAGCGACGCCAAGGCGTTTGCGATCAACGGCAAAGGGGGCTGCGGCTACGGCACTGGCAGAACGATCGCGGAAGCGCGCGAGAATGCCGTCACGGATTGCAGGGACACGGCATGCCGTGTGTATGCCGTTGGCCAGCACCTGCTCGAAAACTAAACGTCGCGGCGCCGCATCCGCCCGCTGTTCCGGATTGCACCCTACCCCTTGGCGTCGCAGGCCCAGGCGCGGATCACGCATTCCTTGCCGCCATAGTCGTAGCACTTCTTGGTCGCCGCGTTGAGCGAGCCCGAAATCTTCGGCGCCACCGCATAGCCATGCGCGCCGCAGGGATTCTTCATGTCGATCGAGAGCGCGGCGCAGGCGCGCTTCATGGTGACGGTGGTGCAGTCGCCCTTGCATTGCTTCAGGGCCGCGGCGCGCGCCGCGCCCTCCGCGGGATAGTCGTAGGCCTGGCCATAGGCCCCGCATTTGCCGACCGCGAACGCGCCGGCCGCGTGCGCCTTGGGGACGAAGGTTTCCACGGTGAAACGCGTGGCGCCAAGCAGCAATGTCAGGACAAGAATCGTCAGCGCGCGACGCTGCGCGGCGGCGGTCGAAATGATCAAGCGGAAATCCCCCAAAGCCCGACGCGGACTGTACGCAGGGGTCGTTGCCAGATGGTGAATGACGAGTTGAGACGCGTTCTGTCCGCACGTCGTCCCGGCGAAAGCCGGGACCCATAACCACAGGATGCAGTTATTGAAAGAAGCTGTGGCCCCTACGTCGTGCAACAATAACCTTCGGTGGTAATGGGTCCCGGCCTCCGCCGGGACGACGGTGGGGCTACCCTCGCCTTGCCGCTTCCAGCGCTTGCGGCGTGTCGATATCGAGGAAGGCGCTGTTGCCTTCGACCGGGACCTCGGCGACCACCTCGGCATGCTTGGCGATCAGGTGACGAGCACCGATGTCGCCGTCGAGCGTCATCAATTCCCTGAAGAATCTGCGCGACCACAACACCGGATTGCCGCGGCGGCCCTCGCTGACCGGGACCGCGATCAGGTGGCCGCGATCGGGCG
Coding sequences within:
- a CDS encoding amidohydrolase; the protein is MTSYEHGLTRRQFAAGIAALSAGGIVSKVRAEVPKLSIDTHSHVFHRGLKLAAGRRYAPDYDAPLALYLQQLDQNGMTNGVLVQPSFLGTDNSYLVECLKATNGRLRGIAVVDPAVAADELRALDRAGVVGIRLNLVGQTLPDLALPEWKALLAEVKAMGWQVEIQRKAADLAMLAPRLLDLGVNVVLDHYTLPDPKLGIDDPGFQAVLKLGASRKVWVKISAPYRNGPNGEAFAKQAYPLLRTAFGVDHLLWGSDWPHTQFEATQNYAKNRKFLDELVTDADERARVLASPRALFRF
- a CDS encoding MFS transporter; the encoded protein is MANWYSECSPLERRTFWASFGGWGLDALDVQMFSLAIPALITAFGISKADAGLLGSVTLFFGAFGGWLGGALGDRFGRVKALQITVATFALATFACAFAMNYTQLVVLKAIQGIGFGAEWACGAVLMAEIIRPEHRGKALGAVQSAWAVGWGAAVLLSALVFTYAPADIAWRILFAVGLIPALLILFIRRGLKEPPRAVSRAAEPPFFATLAGIFHRDVLRSTLIGGLFGIGAHGGYAALTTFLPTFLREERHLSVLGSSAYLAVIIVAFFCGCVVSGIISDRIGRRANVTLFAAACVVTVLVYIFAPLSNSQMLVLGFPLGFFSAGIPASMAALFSELYPAGVRGTGVGFCYNFGRIVSAAFPFLVGYLSDHIGLGAAIGIDAAFAYSLVLIAVLMLPETRGKVFEQAAATRA
- a CDS encoding GntR family transcriptional regulator, with translation MSADLDDRLPRYQRLRDDLAARINRNEWRPGDLIPSETELGAHYGVAIGTVRKAIDQLVSDGVLERQQGRGTYVRRARFNSSLFRFFRFQSERGERRVPQSRILRRKAMPANSAVASALRITVGEPVISLSRLRLIDDVPLLAEEIWLQRSRFEAILALETAEFGDLLYPLYEDRCGQVVVSADEILTVEIANEMQSRLLRLEANAPLIVIERLAFDLERRPIEWRRSRGPADRFRYHAEIR
- a CDS encoding adenylate/guanylate cyclase domain-containing protein, encoding MAGFWGTKDSATPDTTVSADFHHALMREVMTTELLRIKVLIGTTIVLGAISLLVYFFAPEAVSRVWHGNLSPIYVFYVIVPLIVFELWVHAAISWHMRKGRDLPVIRRYIGVLVETSLPTVVLALHIDSMGRQEALGFVAPLTYFLFIILSTLRLDFWLSTFTGFVAAAELFYMAVYFHASGGVETGPGIYYHAARSSIILICGVLAGAVGMQLRRQFGASIAAATARDRITNLFGQHVSPQVVERLMAEGASTGSDLRRVAVMFVDFRSFTAGARARSPQEVVDRLDGAFAVLVEILDRHGGIVNKFLGDGFLALFGAPFETGDAAHQAVAAAREMLAANERSNASSSWPLRIGIGIHVGEVVAGNIGSPRRKEYTVIGDTVNFAARLEALNKDLGTQFLISAAVRDALGEECTDAVPRGEIPVRGYEHPVPVWQLG
- a CDS encoding ABC transporter permease, which codes for MSATDTIRNGETGEPRFGFWRRSYAMLVKEFIQLRRDRVSFAMIIMLPVLQLTLFGYAINTTPRNLPTAVLTQEDTDLGRSILKAMENTAYFHFTREVHTVEEFDELLQSGKVLFGVEIPRGFERAVRRGDKPALLVAADATDPVAAGSALGALGPLVQSALAHDLHIGDPPDMPFEIRAHARYNPAAESRLNIVPGLVGTILTMTMLIFTALSVTREIERGTMESLLSMPIKPVEVMFGKIIPYVLVGFIQAALIIGIGVFVFGVPVLGSFALLALLTTLFITTNLSIGYTFSTIVQNQLQAMQLSMMFFLPSILLSGFMFPFAGMPVWAQYIGEALPLTHFVRIVRAIMLKGAAMQNLQYDTIALAALMLFAMTVAVTRFRRTLD
- a CDS encoding ABC transporter ATP-binding protein, which produces MNGGPTSAPGIAIDVKGLTKSFNGREVVHDLSMQVKRGSIYGFLGPNGSGKTTTIRILCGLLTPDSGEGTCLGYDIRRDADKIKRKVGYMTQRFSLYQDLSVRENLEFVARLYGVPDARGAAAEMIARIGLKGREEQLAANLSGGWKQRLALGACTLPNPQLLLLDEPTAGVDPKARRDFWNEIHALAAEGLTVLVSTHYMDEAERCHEIAYIAYGHLLAHGTVDQVIAASALSTWTVTGEDFNGLMGELTGKPGVDMVAPFGTSLHVSGRDKAALEAAIAPYRDNSKWRWQPSEPSLEDVFIDLMGRSKDNFQG
- a CDS encoding HlyD family secretion protein — protein: MTASRMMKLLTIAALAAALAGCKEKRDPGFQGWVEADMIFVSPDESGRVIKLNVREGDEVKPGDLLYSVDDDLQRADLNQNNATLANAQQSYDRAASLRGTGAGTQANLDSAVSALRVAEARVVTSQTRLDRRKGFAPIAGSIQQIYFREGEMVQAQRPVLSIMPPGNMKLRFFVPETELPKLALGDEVRVTCDNCAADLTAKIYFIATTAEYTPPVIYSLDERNKLVYLIQARPSRPDVLRVGQPISVYFNPKTPVADRR
- a CDS encoding TetR/AcrR family transcriptional regulator, with the protein product MKTTGTSPATRRTSVRVAAAKIPTVVSAPLEEAVPASSRAGKSAERRAAIVEAAMDEFIARGFAATRLDDVAKRAGVAKGTLYLYFKDKESMFEELIRTALVPLISRMTALPTITGPVRDAVERFAETFIREIVATRRGDIIRLIVSEGPRFPAIADFYFREVVSKGLEAMSMLVQLAVTRGEIKQREIAQFPQLVVAPAIVAVIWQSLFARHAPLDGLAMFKVHLDLIFGERRKT
- a CDS encoding VOC family protein, with translation MLGDCSLIALLATTDGARTRAFYENVLGLRFVSEDDFAIVYDVQRTELRVQKVHELTPQPHTALGWSVPDIEAAVRGITNRGGTFERYPQLAQDSDGIWQSPSGARIAWLRDPDGNVLSLTERPRAAR
- a CDS encoding DUF2000 family protein, yielding MQFDTKIAVVIRTDLEVWQKLNVASFLAGGIAASFPECIGESYQDGSGTRYLSLIGQPILIYGADGPALSRALDRALARNVKPALYTEEMFKTTHDAANREAVRAVARGDLNLVGLAIRAERKVVDKILDGLKFHT
- a CDS encoding S9 family peptidase, with the protein product MPGLIAAPLLLPVSISGKDVTLDSYVIRPDRPGRVPLVIMTHGTPSGGDGFFDKIASRTPISFNVAAVALAQRGYATLSIMRRGFGRSGGGYSEGLPAPCDYLSGVRIGADDVVAAIAAVRNEPWVDADHILLLGHSTGGLTMLAAAERNPAGVVGILNFDGGYHSFAGSGQPCSPDRLVDAVASLGRTVRVPALWFYAENDEFYGPDLAHQMFAAYTAGGAPAQLQILPPFGKNGHDLVIEGAASRWLPVLEPLLAELKLPTAVVIDLPEPTALAVPPGLSPGCGRAFTGYVAQRSDAKAFAINGKGGCGYGTGRTIAEARENAVTDCRDTACRVYAVGQHLLEN
- a CDS encoding DUF4189 domain-containing protein — protein: MLLGATRFTVETFVPKAHAAGAFAVGKCGAYGQAYDYPAEGAARAAALKQCKGDCTTVTMKRACAALSIDMKNPCGAHGYAVAPKISGSLNAATKKCYDYGGKECVIRAWACDAKG